A stretch of the Cucurbita pepo subsp. pepo cultivar mu-cu-16 chromosome LG16, ASM280686v2, whole genome shotgun sequence genome encodes the following:
- the LOC111777397 gene encoding metal transporter Nramp3-like has translation MHPDDQRRQPLLEEEDEETAYNLTEKVVVVGIDEAESDLDVGLPPFSWRKLWLFTGPGFLMSIAFLDPGNLESNLQAGAIAGYSLLWLLLWATAMGLLIQLLSARLGVATGKHLAELCREEYPSWARILLWVMAELALIGADIQEVIGSAIAIKILSNGALPLWAGVIITAFDCFIFLFLENYGVRKLEAVFAVLIATMALSFAWIFGETKPDGKELLLGILIPKLSSKTIKQAVAVVGCIIMPHNVFLHSALVQSRDVNPSKKGRVREALRYYSIESTLALFVSFIINLFVTTVFAKAFYGTDIASSIGLVNAGQYLQDKYGGGLFPILYIWAIGLLAAGQSSTITGTYAGQFIMGGFLNLKLKKWLRALITRSFAIVPTMIVALAFETSDSMVDVLNEWLNVLQSIQIPFALIPLLCLASKEHLMGSFRIGPILKLSSWLVAVLVMAINGYLLVSFFSSEVNGVLVAIFVFVFIAAYLSFVVYLVYRSISFSSWHSFINRKTSTDSEN, from the exons ATGCATCCCGATGATCAGCGGCGGCAGCCGTTGttggaggaggaagatgaagaaactGCTTACAATTTAACGGAGAAGGTTGTGGTTGTTGGGATCGACGAAGCGGAGTCCGATTTGGATGTGGGTTTGCCGCCGTTTTCATGGAGGAAGCTCTGGCTGTTCACGGGGCCTGGGTTTTTGATGAGTATAGCGTTTTTAGACCCTGGGAATTTGGAGTCCAATCTTCAGGCTGGTGCTATAGCTGGGTATTCTTTGTTGTGGCTTCTGTTGTGGGCTACAGCCATGGGGCTTTTGATCCAGTTGCTCTCGGCCAGGCTTGGTGTTGCCACTGGCAAGCACTTGGCCGAGCTTTGTAGAGAAGAGTACCCATCTTGGGCGAGAATTTTGCTGTGGGTCATGGCAGAGTTAGCCCTCATTGGGGCTGATATACAGGAAGTTATTGGGAGTGCTATTGCTATTAAGATTCTGAGTAATGGGGCTTTGCCGCTTTGGGCTGGAGTTATAATCACTGCTTTTGATTG TTTTATCTTCCTGTTTCTTGAGAATTATGGTGTGAGGAAACTTGAGGCTGTGTTTGCTGTTCTTATTGCTACCATGGCACTCTCATTTGCTTGGATTTTTGGTGAAACTAAGCCAGATGGGAAGGAGCTTCTATTGG GTATTTTGATTCCAAAACTTAGCTCCAAGACAATTAAACAGGCAGTAGCTGTTGTGGGGTGTATCATTATGCCTCATAACGTGTTTCTTCACTCCGCTCTCGTGCAGTCACGAGACGTCAATCCGAGCAAGAAAGGGCGGGTTCGAGAAGCTCTTAGATACTATTCCATTGAGTCCACTCTTGCTCTTTTTGTGTCCTTCATCATCAACTTGTTTGTTACAACTGTGTTTGCTAAAGCTTTCTATGGCACCGACATAGCTAGTAGCATTGGTCTTGTAAATGCAGGGCAATATCTTCAAGATAAATATGGTGGAGGGCTCTTCCCCATTTTGTATATCTGGGCTATTGGTTTGTTAGCTGCTGGCCAAAGTAGCACCATCACTGGTACCTATGCAGGACAGTTTATCATGGGTGGCTTCCTGAACTTGAAGTTGAAAAAATGGCTAAGAGCTTTGATAACTCGAAGCTTTGCGATTGTGCCAACTATGATTGTCGCTCTCGCGTTCGAAACTTCTGATTCGATGGTCGATGTTCTTAATGAATGGCTCAATGTCCTTCAGTCAATTCAGATACCCTTTGCTCTGATTCCTCTTCTCTGTTTGGCTTCCAAGGAACATCTAATGGGCAGTTTCAGAATTGGCCCCATTTTAAAG TTGTCCTCTTGGCTAGTGGCAGTCTTGGTGATGGCCATCAACGGGTATCTTTTGGTGAGCTTCTTCTCATCAGAAGTGAACGGAGTGCTTGTTGCCATTTTCGTGTTCGTCTTCATCGCTGCATATCTCTCCTTTGTCGTTTACCTCGTCTATCGAagcatttcattttcaagttGGCACAGCTTCATTAACCGGAAGACTTCCACGGACAGCGAAAACTGA
- the LOC111777653 gene encoding cytochrome P450 81D11-like: protein MDMLFLSISLSMLSIFLASSFLLRPPRQNLPPTPFFSLPIIGHLHLIKHPLHRILHNLSKTYGDIFSLRFGSRLVVVVSSPSLVQECFTMNDIVLANRPLLGTGKHLAYNHTTMAVAPYGDHWRNLRRIGALEIFSTSRLNLFMGIREDEVKCLMLRLRGSSSEEFTLVEPETMFLDLMYNVIMRMVAGNKPYEHDKGRSREFRELVTKIMAVGGTTNPGDFIPILNWIDPTGLEKKIMKLGQKMDELLQELVDGIRYQKGAGNTMIHRLLHLQKNEPQNHTDQIIKGLIQIILIAGIDTTAVTLEWALSHLLNNPEVLEKAKAEIDSSIGQERLVNEADLSGLNYLQGIVSETLRLTPAAPLLVPHCASKDTKIGGYDIPRDTIVLINAWAIHRDPSLWEDATRFKPERHASPIGIDSYKLLPFGLGRRACPGIGIAQRMATLTLGRLIQCFEWEREGSSLVDMSEGEGVTMPKAQRLVAKCKPRPIMKTIFNEAVHPNI, encoded by the exons ATGGATATGCTCTTCCTTTCCATTTCCCTCTCTATGCTATCTATCTTTCTAGCCTCGAGCTTtcttcttcgaccacctcgCCAAAACCTTCCACCAAcaccatttttttctcttccaatTATTGGTCATCTCCATCTCATCAAACACCCTCTCCATCGAATCCTTCACAACCTCTCCAAAACCTATGGAGACATCTTCTCCCTCCGATTCGGTTCACGGCTCGTTGTAGTTGTATCATCGCCTTCACTCGTACAAGAATGCTTTACAATGAACGATATTGTTCTTGCAAATCGCCCATTGTTGGGCACCGGAAAGCACTTAGCATACAACCATACAACCATGGCCGTCGCCCCTTACGGCGATCACTGGCGAAACCTTCGTCGAATCGGTGCCCTCGAGATTTTCTCTACGAGTCGGCTAAATCTATTTATGGGAATTCGAGAGGATGAAGTTAAATGCTTGATGCTTCGATTACGTGGGAGTTCGTCGGAAGAATTCACTCTAGTCGAGCCCGAGACCATGTTCTTAGATCTTATGTACAATGTTATTATGAGAATGGTGGCGGGGAATAAGCCTTACGAACACGATAAGGGACGATCGAGGGAATTTAGAGAGCTCGTGACAAAGATTATGGCGGTTGGTGGGACAACAAATCCAGGAGACTTCATACCAATATTGAATTGGATTGATCCCACAGGtttggagaagaagattatGAAGCTTGGACAGAAAATGGATGAACTTCTTCAAGAATTAGTTGATGGGATAAGATATCAAAAGGGTGCAGGAAACACTATGATTCATCGCTTACTTCATTTGCAAAAAAATGAGCCTCAAAATCATACCGACCAAATTATCAAAGGCCTAATACAA ATCATATTAATAGCAGGGATTGACACAACAGCCGTAACCTTAGAATGGGCGCTCTCGCATCTACTCAACAATCCAGAGGTTTTGGAGAAAGCAAAAGCCGAGATAGACAGTTCCATTGGACAAGAGCGTCTAGTGAACGAAGCCGATTTGTCGGGTTTGAATTACCTGCAAGGAATAGTTTCGGAGACTCTAAGGTTGACCCCAGCAGCTCCTTTGCTAGTGCCACATTGCGCTTCAAAAGACACCAAAATTGGAGGGTATGATATACCACGTGACACAATTGTATTGATTAATGCTTGGGCTATTCATAGAGATCCCAGCCTTTGGGAAGATGCCACCCGTTTCAAGCCTGAAAGGCATGCAAGCCCTATTGGAATTGACTCATATAAATTACTACCATTtgggttggggaggagagccTGCCCTGGAATAGGAATAGCTCAACGAATGGCTACCTTAACTTTGGGAAGGTTGATTCAATGCTTTGAGTGGGAAAGAGAGGGCAGCTCGTTGGTTGATATGAGTGAAGGTGAAGGGGTTACTATGCCCAAAGCTCAACGATTGGTAGCCAAGTGTAAACCACGTCCGATCATGAAAACCATTTTTAACGAAGCAGTTCATCCCAATATCTGA
- the LOC111776928 gene encoding cytochrome P450 81D1-like, translating into MAHILLYIFLFPITLLLALKFFPRHAKNLPPTPLFSLPIIGHLHLLKHPIHRTLHQLSNKHGHVFSLRFGSRLVVVISSPSAVRECFTNNDIVLANRPFLNTGKHLTYNFTVLAVAPYGELWRTLRRISTREIFSTCRLDLSSGIRQDEVKRLLCKLCRGDTVVVEVQPMIMDLTSNIVMRMVAGKRYFGDDVSDEEQAERFRDVVKRVMLYAGATNPGDFIPLWNWIDPSGFEKKIMKVGEEADAIFHGLIDEIRNQKGSGNTMIDHLLHLQTTQSEYFSDQIIKGLIHVILLAGIDTTAVTLEWALSHLLNNPEVIKKARFEIERCTGQDRLVNEEDLSSLSYMQGIILETLRLTPAAPLLVPHCASTDCKIQGYDVPRDTIVFVNAWAIHRDPNHWEDVTSFKPERHENAIELSDSYKLLPFGLGRRACPGVGMAHRIIGLTLASLIQCFDWERMDSSPVDMTEGQGITMPKAQPLVAKCKPRPIMRALISEAIHPI; encoded by the exons ATGGCTCATATCTTGCTTTACATTTTCCTCTTTCCGATCACTCTCCTTTTAGCCCTCAAGTTCTTCCCACGCCATGCCAAAAACCTCCCACCAACCCCACTTTTTTCCCTTCCCATAATAGGCCATCTCCATCTCCTCAAACACCCCATCCACCGTACCCTTCACCAGCTTTCAAACAAGCATGGCCATGTCTTCTCTCTCCGATTCGGTTCCCGTCTTGTCGTCGTCATATCATCTCCTTCCGCCGTCCGTGAATGCTTCACAAACAACGACATCGTTCTCGCAAATCGACCATTTTTGAACACGGGAAAGCACTTGACGTATAACTTCACGGTACTAGCCGTTGCCCCTTACGGTGAGCTTTGGCGTACCCTTCGCCGCATTAGTACTCGTGAGATTTTCTCGACATGTCGACTTGATTTGTCCTCGGGAATTCGACAAGATGAAGTCAAGCGATTGTTGTGTAAACTATGTCGTGGTGATACTGTTGTTGTCGAGGTTCAGCCTATGATTATGGATCTTACGTCGAATATTGTGATGAGGATGGTTGCGGGGAAGAGGTACTTTGGAGACGATGTGTCGGATGAAGAACAAGCGGAGAGATTTAGAGATGTTGTGAAGAGAGTAATGTTGTATGCTGGGGCAACAAATCCAGGAGATTTCATACCCTTATGGAATTGGATTGATCCAAGTGGTTTTGAgaagaagattatgaaggTTGGAGAAGAAGCTGATGCTATCTTTCATGGCTTGATTGATGAGATTAGGAACCAAAAAGGAAGTGGGAATACGATGATTGATCATTTGCTTCACTTGCAGACCACACAATCTGAATACTTCAGTGACCAAATTATCAAAGGCCTCATACAT GTTATACTCTTAGCAGGAATCGACACAACAGCCGTGACATTAGAATGGGCACTCTCGCACCTGCTGAACAATCCAGAGGTGATAAAGAAAGCGAGGTTTGAGATAGAGCGTTGCACGGGACAAGACCGTCTAGTCAACGAAGAGGATTTGTCGAGTTTGAGTTATATGCAAGGAATAATCTTAGAGACATTGCGGCTGACCCCAGCAGCTCCTTTGCTCGTGCCACACTGCGCATCTACGGATTGTAAAATCCAAGGCTATGATGTGCCACGTGACACGATCGTATTTGTTAACGCTTGGGCGATACATAGAGATCCAAATCATTGGGAAGATGTCACAAGTTTTAAGCCAGAGAGGCATGAAAATGCAATAGAGTTATCCGATTCATACAAATTGTTACCATTcgggttggggaggagagcgTGCCCCGGTGTAGGAATGGCGCATCGCATTATTGGCTTGACCTTGGCTTCATTGATTCAATGCTTTGATTGGGAAAGAATGGATAGCTCACCAGTTGATATGACCGAAGGCCAAGGGATCACCATGCCAAAAGCTCAGCCGTTGGTAGCCAAGTGCAAACCACGCCCTATCATGAGAGCTCTTATTAGTGAAGCAATTCACCCTATTTAG